From Thermodesulfobacteriota bacterium:
CGCTGGCCAACGCCCGTCTGTACGACCTGGCCATCACCGACGATCTGACCGGCCTGTACACCAAGCGCTACTTCCACACCAAGGCCAAGGATCTGGCCGACAGCTTCCAGGCCGGCGGCATCGGCTTTTGCCTTCTGATGCTGGACGTGGACTATTTCAAAGAGATCAACGACACCCATGGCCATCCGGTGGGCGACCGGGTGCTGGTCGGTCTGGCCGAGCTCATCCGCGCCAACATCCGCACCGCCGACATCCCCTGCCGTTACGGGGGGGAGGAGTTCGTGATCCTCCTGCCCGGCAGCGACATCCAGGCCGCGCGCCAGATCGGCGATCGGCTGCGCACCAGCGTTGCCAGCCACACCTTCCAGATCCCCGGTGCCCCGCCCATCCAGCGGACCATCAGCCTCGGCCTGGCCTGCTGCCCCCTCCATGCCGACACCGCCGAGGAGCTGCTGATGGTGGCCGACTCCGCCCTCTACGCCGCCAAGCGCGACGGCCGCAACCAGATGCGCATCGCCCCCTCCCGCCGCCCGGAAGGCTGAATCGGCGGCGCCCCCAGCCACCCGGGCCAGTCTCTTCACTCTTGACGCCGCCCGGTGCCTGGTGTCTCTTGTGCGCTGCCCGCGGCCGTGGTGCTCCCCCGGCCCATCCTCAGCCTGAGCGTGCAGGAGATCGACCATGCGCATCCTTTCCGGCATCCAACCGTCCGGCCAGCTCCACATCGGCAACTATTTCGGCATGATGCGGCCCATGATCCGCAACATGCGCCAGGGCGAGCTTTTTGCCTTCATCGTCAACCTGCATGCCCTGACCTCGGTGCACGACCGGGAGCGCCTGGCAGCCGGGACCCTGGAGGCCGCCGCCGACTTCCTGGCCCTGGGGCTGGACCCGGACGAGAGCATCTTCTGGGTCCAGTCCGACGTGCCGGAGGTGACAGAGCTGACCTGGATCCTGTCCACCGTCACCCCGATGGGGCTTCTGGAGCGCTGCCACTCGTACAAGGACAAGGTCGCCAAGGGCATCGCCCCCAGCCACGGCCTTTTCGCCTACCCGGTGCTGATGGCGGCCGACATCCTCCTCTACCAGGCCAACCTGGTGCCGGTGGGCAAGGATCAGAAGCAGCACCTGGAGGTGGCCCGGGACATTGCCCACTCCTTCAACCACACCTTCGGCGAGACCTTTGTCATCCCGGAGCCGGCCATCGACGACAACCTGGCGGTGATTCCCGGCGTGGACGGCCAGAAGATGTCCAAGTCCTACGGCAACACCATCGGCATCTTCCTGGATGAGAAGACCCTCAAACAGCGGGTGATGGCCATCGTCACCGACTCGACGCCCGTGGAGGCCCCCAAGGACCCGGACCGCTGCAACCTGTTTGCCATCTACCGGCTCTTCGCCCCCCCGGACCGCCTGGCTGAGGTGCGGCGCCTCTACCTGGAGGGCGGCGCGGCCTATGGCCGCATCAAGCTGGAGCTGGTGACGATTCTCTGGGAGTACTTCAGGGAGGCGCGGGAGGAGCGGCAGCGCCTGGGCCGGGACCCCGGCTACCTGCGGGCGGTGCTCAGGGCCGGAGCGGAGAAGGCCCGGACCCACGCCGCCCCCACCCTGGATCTGGTGCGGGAGCGGGTGGGACTGCGGTATTGAAGGCCAACCGCAGAATATCCAACAAGGAATTCAGTTCTTCCGGTCCCTTCTGCGGTTGGACATTCCTTGTTCGATATTCGATATTCGTTATCAGGAGGCGCCCAGCAGCTCCTGGAGCTTGGCCTTGAGCACGTCCTTGGAGAAGGGCTTGGTGACGAAGGCGGTCACGCCGGCCTGGCGGGCGATGGCCTGCTGGCTGGCCTCCGACTCGGTGGTGGCCATGATGATGGGCAGGTCCGGCCGCAGCTGCCGGGCCTGGCGGGTCAGCTCGATGCCGTCCATCTCCGGCATGTTCATGTCCGTGATCAGAAGATCGACCGCAGCACCGGAGCGCAGATGCTCCAGGGCCTGCCGGCCGTCGGCGGCGGTGGTGATGGCCAGCCCCATCTCCGCAGCGGCTGCCCGGTAGAAGTGGAGCATGGCCTTGGAGTCGTCGGCGGCCAGGAGCTGGCGGCCGCTGGCCGCCTGGCCGGCCCCGGCCAGACGCTTTGCGTCGGCGGCGGCCTGCGGCCCGGCCAGCTCTCCCAGGACCTGGGCAAACTGGGCCCGGGCCTCGCCATCCGGTGAGGCGGCGATCCCGGCTACCAGCAGGGAGGCGCAGCTCCCTTCCTGGTACAGGGCGCGGAACAGGCGCACCGCCCGGGCCATGATCAGGGCCGTGACCACCCGCCTGGCCACCTCGTCCTGCCGCACCAGCACCTCCTGCACCCGTTTCACCACCCCGGCGTTCACCAGGTTGTCCAAGCCGGTGAGCACCGCGGCCAGGGTCAGCTCGTCGGTCTCCGCCAGCCCGTCCGCCAGGCAGACGATGCTGCGCATGGATGGGATGCGGCCCAAGGCCTCGTAGACCGCGAACTTGAGATTCTCCTCCATGCCGAGTCGGGCGTCCATGACCGCGGTGAGCAGCTCGGCGCCCTTGCGATCCCCCATGAAGCCAACCACGTTCGCGGCCATGATCCGCTCGTCACGCCGGCCCGCCCGCAGCACCTCCCCCAGGGCCGGCAGGGCCAAGCTGCCCAGGCCGACCAGGGCGTCGCCGATGAGGCGGCGGATGATGGGGCTGCCATGGTGGATGTGCCGGACCAGGAAGCCGGCCGTCTGTTCGTCCCGGCAGCCCCCCAGGGCGGTGATGGCCATGGCCAGCACCAGATCGCAGTCCTCGCCACCGGACTGAACAAAATCCGGCGCCGCGGCGATGAAGGCCAGGACCGCGTCCCGGCCCGCAGCGCCGCCCTGGGCCACCGCCCCTTGGACCGCCAGGGTGGCCACTGTGGCGTCGGGGTGCTGCAGGAAAGGCTGGAAGGCCGCCAGCATCGCCGCCGGGTCCCCGGGCGGCAGGCGGAGCAGAGCCTGGAGGACCGCGGCCACCTCCGCCGGCTCGGACAGGCCCGGCAACAGGCGCAACAGGATCGGTACCGCGGCGGCCAAGCCGGCCTTGCCGGCCTCCTCCACGCACAGCCGCCGCACCGCCGCCGCCGGATGGGCGAGCCCCGCCAGGATCGCTTCCTCCTTGCCGGCCAGAACACTGGTCAAGGTGTGGTAGACCATGGCGTCCACCACCTCGTCCCCCAGCGGCTCGGCAAACAGGGCAAAAAGCTCCGGCAAGGCATCTGCGCTGCCACCGGCGCCGATCTCGTCCAGGACCACCACCTGCTCGACAGTATCCTTGCTACGAAAGTCCTTCAGGATCTCCATACGTTCTCCCGGCTGATGGTATGGGGAGGATACAGGCAAGCCTTCTTTATTTATCCCCCGGCCCCGCGACAAGACAAGATTTTTCTCGAAATGCCGGCCGACGCTGATCAGGTGCCGGTCAGGCGCAGCACCTCGGCCGCGATCCGCTCCAGAGGCAGGATCCGGTCCACGCCCCCCCGCTCGATGGCCTCCTTGGGCATGCCGAAGACCACACAGCTGGGCTCGTCCTGGGCGATGGTCACCGCCCCGGCCTCCTTCAGCTCCACCATGCCGTTGGCACCGTCGTCCCCCATGCCGGTCATGATCACCGCCACCCCGTTCCGGCCCACATAACGGGCGCCAGAGCGGAAGAGCACATCCACCGACGGCCGGTGGCGGCTGACCAGCGGGCCGTCCCGCACCTCGACGAAATAGCGAGCCCCGCTGCGCTTGACCAGCAGATGCCGGTTGCCGGGGGCGATGAGCACCCGGCCCCGGATGACCGAGTCACCGTCCGCCGCCTCCTTGACCTCCATCCGGCACAGCCCGTCCAGGCGTTTGGCAAAGGCGGTGGTGAAATGCTCGGGCATGTGCTGCACCACCACCGTGCCCGGCCCATCGTGGGGCATGACGGTGAGATAGCTGGCCAGGGCCTCGGTGCCGCCGGTGGAGGCGCCGATGAGCACCACCCGGTCGGTGGTCTCCACCATGGCCCGGCTGCTGGCCCGGGGCAGCACGGCATCGGCAGTGAGCTTGGCCGGCACCTCCCGCAGGGCCAACAGGGGCCGCAGCCTGGCCTGGGCCGCCGCCCGTACCGCATCGCACAGCTGGATGCGATTCTCCTCCAGAAACTGCTTCACCCCCAGCTTCGGCTTGGTGACCACGTCCACGGCGCCGTATTCCAGGGCCTTGAGGGTGGTCTCGGCGCCCGCCTCGGTGAGGCTGGAGCAGATGATCACCGGCAGGGGGTGCTGGCGCATGAGCTTCCGGAGGAAGGTGATGCCGTCCATGCGCGGCATCTCCACATCCAGGGTGATGACGTCCGGCACCTCCTCCCGGAGCTTGTGGGCGGCAATATACGGGTCAGCCGCGGTGGCGATCACCCGGATGCCAGGATCGCTCTCCAGGACCTGGGTGAGGGTGCTGCGCACCACCGCCGAATCGTCAACGATCATCACCCGGATCGGCCCCGGTCGGGCGGCTCCAGATGGCCCCCCCCCCTGGCGGTCCGGTCTAGTGGGCAGACTCATCTTTGATGTAGACGGTGGGAGCCACCAGCGTCAAGCCTTCGAAGATACCGTGCAGGCTCTCCGAGTGGCCCACAAAATAGTAGCCGCCGGAGGCAAGCTGGCCATCGAACCGGGCCACCAGCGCCCTCTGGGTGGGCCGATCAAAATAGATGGTGACGTTGCGGCAGAACAGGAGATCGATGCTGCCCACGCTCGAAAGATCGCTCGTCATCAGGTTGAGGGCGCGGAAGGTGATCTGTTTGCGGATCTCCGGCGCCACCCGGAAGGTGCCGGTGTGCTCGCCGACGCCACGTAGCAGGTAGCGCCGCTTCAGCTCCAGGGGTACCGGCTCCACCACCTCCTCGGTGTAGACCGCGCGCACCGCCTCCTCCAGGCGGCGCGTCGAGATGTCCGTGGCCAGGATGCTGTAGCCCCAGCCCGGATGCTGGCGGACAAACTCCTGGAGCACAAAGGCGATGGTGTAGGGCTCCTCGCCGCTGGAGCAGCCGGCGCTCCAGACCGCGATGTGGCGGCGGCTGCGCAGGCGAGCCAGGGCTGTCAACCGGGGGAGCAGGGTGTGGGTCAGAAGCTGGAACTGATCGGGCTGGCGGAAGAAATCGGTCTTGTTGGTGGTGAGCAGGTTGATCATGGTGGTCAGCTCGTGCTGACCTGCCCCAGGGCTGGTGGCCATGGCGAAGTAGTCGCCGAACCGGCTGAGCCCCAGCTGCCGCAGACGCTTCATGAGCCGGCCCGAGACCATGGTCTTCTTGGCCGGCGTCAGGTTGATGCCGCAATACCGGTAGACAAAACGGCTGATGTCGTCGAACTCGGCATCGGTGATCGGCCGGACGCCCAGCTCCCCGGCGGCCCCTGCCTCCAAGGCCATATCGCCTTTCCCCCTGGTCAGTGCGGCCGCTCGGCCCGGTGGCCGACGCGCTGGCGCTCTTCGGCCAGGGCCAGAGTGATGAGCTGGGGCACGTCGACGATGAGGGCGACGGTGCCGTCGCCCAGGATCGTGGCGCCCGAGATCCCCTGGGCGTCGGCAAAGGCCTTGCCCAGGGACTTGATA
This genomic window contains:
- the trpS gene encoding tryptophan--tRNA ligase, with translation MRILSGIQPSGQLHIGNYFGMMRPMIRNMRQGELFAFIVNLHALTSVHDRERLAAGTLEAAADFLALGLDPDESIFWVQSDVPEVTELTWILSTVTPMGLLERCHSYKDKVAKGIAPSHGLFAYPVLMAADILLYQANLVPVGKDQKQHLEVARDIAHSFNHTFGETFVIPEPAIDDNLAVIPGVDGQKMSKSYGNTIGIFLDEKTLKQRVMAIVTDSTPVEAPKDPDRCNLFAIYRLFAPPDRLAEVRRLYLEGGAAYGRIKLELVTILWEYFREAREERQRLGRDPGYLRAVLRAGAEKARTHAAPTLDLVRERVGLRY
- a CDS encoding response regulator; the encoded protein is MEILKDFRSKDTVEQVVVLDEIGAGGSADALPELFALFAEPLGDEVVDAMVYHTLTSVLAGKEEAILAGLAHPAAAVRRLCVEEAGKAGLAAAVPILLRLLPGLSEPAEVAAVLQALLRLPPGDPAAMLAAFQPFLQHPDATVATLAVQGAVAQGGAAGRDAVLAFIAAAPDFVQSGGEDCDLVLAMAITALGGCRDEQTAGFLVRHIHHGSPIIRRLIGDALVGLGSLALPALGEVLRAGRRDERIMAANVVGFMGDRKGAELLTAVMDARLGMEENLKFAVYEALGRIPSMRSIVCLADGLAETDELTLAAVLTGLDNLVNAGVVKRVQEVLVRQDEVARRVVTALIMARAVRLFRALYQEGSCASLLVAGIAASPDGEARAQFAQVLGELAGPQAAADAKRLAGAGQAASGRQLLAADDSKAMLHFYRAAAAEMGLAITTAADGRQALEHLRSGAAVDLLITDMNMPEMDGIELTRQARQLRPDLPIIMATTESEASQQAIARQAGVTAFVTKPFSKDVLKAKLQELLGAS
- a CDS encoding chemotaxis response regulator protein-glutamate methylesterase produces the protein MIVDDSAVVRSTLTQVLESDPGIRVIATAADPYIAAHKLREEVPDVITLDVEMPRMDGITFLRKLMRQHPLPVIICSSLTEAGAETTLKALEYGAVDVVTKPKLGVKQFLEENRIQLCDAVRAAAQARLRPLLALREVPAKLTADAVLPRASSRAMVETTDRVVLIGASTGGTEALASYLTVMPHDGPGTVVVQHMPEHFTTAFAKRLDGLCRMEVKEAADGDSVIRGRVLIAPGNRHLLVKRSGARYFVEVRDGPLVSRHRPSVDVLFRSGARYVGRNGVAVIMTGMGDDGANGMVELKEAGAVTIAQDEPSCVVFGMPKEAIERGGVDRILPLERIAAEVLRLTGT
- a CDS encoding protein-glutamate O-methyltransferase CheR: MALEAGAAGELGVRPITDAEFDDISRFVYRYCGINLTPAKKTMVSGRLMKRLRQLGLSRFGDYFAMATSPGAGQHELTTMINLLTTNKTDFFRQPDQFQLLTHTLLPRLTALARLRSRRHIAVWSAGCSSGEEPYTIAFVLQEFVRQHPGWGYSILATDISTRRLEEAVRAVYTEEVVEPVPLELKRRYLLRGVGEHTGTFRVAPEIRKQITFRALNLMTSDLSSVGSIDLLFCRNVTIYFDRPTQRALVARFDGQLASGGYYFVGHSESLHGIFEGLTLVAPTVYIKDESAH